From one Populus alba chromosome 17, ASM523922v2, whole genome shotgun sequence genomic stretch:
- the LOC118046118 gene encoding uncharacterized protein isoform X1, protein MKCYTMSRLGFWLFLNSSTRLFTHSKEELFKAADKNGDDAVSMDELAELPAFQQENEPLINCCPVCGEILEVSDKLNTLVHLSLCFDEGTGNQVMTGGLLINSLLMGMNLLTVNFMSCLLLWWMFKLSEWAHFSSYDVGLNSGSSASHILVKETLLVAREGRVWCLEDRLVLGGFDWDPTLQEKACWSRRPFDRVCMPLDKWRGDSDSDFEVFELFDPAATGKVVGRISLSCSVEDPMETEKNFARCILAIVKEELFKAADKNGDDAVSMDELAELPAFQQENEPLINCCPVCGEILEVSDKLNTLVHLSLCFDEGTGNQVMTGGLLINSLLMGMNLLTVNFMSCLLLWWMFKLSEWAHFSSYDVGLNSGSSASHILVKETLLVAREGRVWCLEDRLVLGGFDWDPTLQEKACWSRRPFDRVCMPLDKWRGVRVLLEGDTLPLCISAHCIIFLPLQFSVFKILVVVENERYCDEDFSGQGREESRSFLYSCAQACNYKKATSKKSFLFVGSSVDLNYKGS, encoded by the exons ATGAAGTGCTACACAATGAGTCGACTCGGCTTTTGGCTTTTCTTGAACAGCTCGACCCGACTCTTCACTCACTCG AAAGAGGAGCTTTTTAAAGCTGCCGACAAGAATGGGGATGATGCTGTAAGCATGGATGAGTTGGCTGAACTTCCTGCCTTTCAACAAGAAAA TGAACCTCTTATAAATTGCTGCCCTGTTTGTGGTGAGATTCTTGAAGTTTCTGATAAGCTAAATACCCTGGTCCATTTGAGTCTTTGTTTTGACGAGGGAACAGGAAATCAAGTTATGACAGGTGGCTTACTGATAAACAGTCTTCTTATGGGCATGAACCTCCTCACTGTCAACTTTATGAGTTGTCTCCTTCTGTG GTGGATGTTTAAACTGAGTGAATGGGCTCATTTTTCATCATATGATGTTGGTTTGAACTCTGGTTCAAGTGCTTCACATATTCTG GTCAAGGAAACATTGCTAGTGGCAAGAGAAGGAAGGGTCTGGTGCTTAGAAGACAGACTTGTCCTTGGTGGGTTTGATTGGGATCCTACTTTGCAAGAGAAAGCATGTTGGTCGAGGAGACCTTTTGATCGAGTCTGCATGCCTTTGGACAAGTGGAGGGGT GATTCAGATTCTGACTTTGAAGTGTTTGAACTTTTTGACCCAGCAGCAACCGGTAAAGTTGTTGGCAGAATTTCTCTGTCATGTTCTGTTGAG GATCCAATGGAAACAGAGAAAAATTTTGCAAGATGCATCTTAGCCATTGTG AAAGAGGAGCTTTTTAAAGCTGCCGACAAGAATGGGGATGATGCTGTAAGCATGGATGAGTTGGCTGAACTTCCTGCCTTTCAACAAGAAAA TGAACCTCTTATAAATTGCTGCCCTGTTTGTGGTGAGATTCTTGAAGTTTCTGATAAGCTAAATACCCTGGTCCATTTGAGTCTTTGTTTTGACGAGGGAACAGGAAATCAAGTTATGACAGGTGGCTTACTGATAAACAGTCTTCTTATGGGCATGAACCTCCTCACTGTCAACTTTATGAGTTGTCTCCTTCTGTG GTGGATGTTTAAACTGAGTGAATGGGCTCATTTTTCATCATATGATGTTGGTTTGAACTCTGGTTCAAGTGCTTCACATATTCTG GTCAAGGAAACATTGCTAGTGGCAAGAGAAGGAAGGGTCTGGTGCTTAGAAGACAGACTTGTCCTTGGTGGGTTTGATTGGGATCCTACTTTGCAAGAGAAAGCATGTTGGTCGAGGAGACCTTTTGATCGAGTCTGCATGCCTTTGGACAAGTGGAGGGGTGTGCGTGTTTTACTTGAGGGAGACACTTTACCCTTATGTATTTCTGCTCATTGCATTATTTTTCTCCCCTTACAGTTCTCTGTATTTAAAATCCTAGTGGTGGtagaaaatgaaagatattGTGATGAAGATTTTTCTGGTCAGGGAAGAGAAGAGAGCAGATCATTCTTGTATTCTTGTGCTCAAGCATGCAATTATAAGAAAGCAACAAGCAAGAAAAGCTTTTTGTTTGTTGGGAGTTCTGTTGACCTAAATTATAAAGGGTCCTAG
- the LOC118046118 gene encoding uncharacterized protein isoform X4, translating into MKCYTMSRLGFWLFLNSSTRLFTHSKEELFKAADKNGDDAVSMDELAELPAFQQENEPLINCCPVCGEILEVSDKLNTLVHLSLCFDEGTGNQVMTGGLLINSLLMGMNLLTVNFMSCLLLWWMFKLSEWAHFSSYDVGLNSGSSASHILVKETLLVAREGRVWCLEDRLVLGGFDWDPTLQEKACWSRRPFDRVCMPLDKWRGDSDSDFEVFELFDPAATGKVVGRISLSCSVEDPMETEKNFARCILAIVKEELFKAADKNGDDAVSMDELAELPAFQQEKWMFKLSEWAHFSSYDVGLNSGSSASHILFSASRCQHFVQDII; encoded by the exons ATGAAGTGCTACACAATGAGTCGACTCGGCTTTTGGCTTTTCTTGAACAGCTCGACCCGACTCTTCACTCACTCG AAAGAGGAGCTTTTTAAAGCTGCCGACAAGAATGGGGATGATGCTGTAAGCATGGATGAGTTGGCTGAACTTCCTGCCTTTCAACAAGAAAA TGAACCTCTTATAAATTGCTGCCCTGTTTGTGGTGAGATTCTTGAAGTTTCTGATAAGCTAAATACCCTGGTCCATTTGAGTCTTTGTTTTGACGAGGGAACAGGAAATCAAGTTATGACAGGTGGCTTACTGATAAACAGTCTTCTTATGGGCATGAACCTCCTCACTGTCAACTTTATGAGTTGTCTCCTTCTGTG GTGGATGTTTAAACTGAGTGAATGGGCTCATTTTTCATCATATGATGTTGGTTTGAACTCTGGTTCAAGTGCTTCACATATTCTG GTCAAGGAAACATTGCTAGTGGCAAGAGAAGGAAGGGTCTGGTGCTTAGAAGACAGACTTGTCCTTGGTGGGTTTGATTGGGATCCTACTTTGCAAGAGAAAGCATGTTGGTCGAGGAGACCTTTTGATCGAGTCTGCATGCCTTTGGACAAGTGGAGGGGT GATTCAGATTCTGACTTTGAAGTGTTTGAACTTTTTGACCCAGCAGCAACCGGTAAAGTTGTTGGCAGAATTTCTCTGTCATGTTCTGTTGAG GATCCAATGGAAACAGAGAAAAATTTTGCAAGATGCATCTTAGCCATTGTG AAAGAGGAGCTTTTTAAAGCTGCCGACAAGAATGGGGATGATGCTGTAAGCATGGATGAGTTGGCTGAACTTCCTGCCTTTCAACAAGAAAA GTGGATGTTTAAACTGAGTGAATGGGCTCATTTTTCATCATATGATGTTGGTTTGAACTCTGGTTCAAGTGCTTCACATATTCTG TTTTCAGCTTCAAGATGCCAACACTTTGTTCAAGACATAATTTAA
- the LOC140954782 gene encoding COP9 signalosome complex subunit 3-like, with translation MSIPQYYMLRMLEICSFLDPDLSSKMQVTFLVHLLVHFLYCCEPLINCCPVCGEILEVSNKLNTLVHLSLCFDERTRNQVMTGGFLTDKQASYGWMFKLSEWAHFSSYDVGLNSGSSASHILVMTAPMSSINAIAVEAFKKYILVCLIQNSQDNNLGLVKQVISSMYKRNIQRLTQTYLTLSLQDIAKIVQLSSPKEAEMIMTLSKKLNAVDELLSCDPLYLAKAGRERQRFDFDDFDPVSQKFNI, from the exons ATGTCTATTCCCCAATACTATATGTTGAGAATGCTAGAAATATGCAGTTTTCTTGATCCTGACCTTTCAAGTAAGATGCAAGTTACTTTCCTGGTACATCTCTTAGTGCATTTCCTGTATTGCTGTGAACCTCTTATAAATTGCTGCCCTGTTTGTGGTGAGATTCTTGAAGTTTCGAATAAGCTAAATACCCTGGTCCATTTGAGTCTTTGTTTTGACGAGCGAACAAGAAATCAAGTTATGACAGGTGGATTTCTTACTGATAAACAGGCTTCTTATGG GTGGATGTTTAAACTGAGTGAATGGGCTCATTTTTCATCATATGATGTTGGTTTGAACTCTGGTTCAAGTGCTTCACATATTCTG GTCATGACGGCTCCCATGTCTTCTATAAATGCTATAGCTGTTGAagcattcaaaaaatatatactggTTTGTCTCATTCAAAATAGTCAG GATAATAATCTTGGACTGGTGAAGCAAGTCATATCATCCATGTATAAGAGAAACATTCAGAGATTGACCCAAACGTATTTGACTCTTTCCCTCCAAGACATAGCCAAAATTGTGCAACTTAGCAGTCCTAAAGAGGCAGAGAT GATAATGACATTGTCTAAGAAGCTGAATGCAGTGGATGAACTCTTATCATGTGATCCTTTGTACTTGGCAAAG GCTGGAAGAGAGCGTCAGAGATTTGACTTCGATGATTTTGACCCTGTTTCTCAGAAATTCAACATTTAA
- the LOC118046118 gene encoding uncharacterized protein isoform X2, with product MKCYTMSRLGFWLFLNSSTRLFTHSKEELFKAADKNGDDAVSMDELAELPAFQQENEPLINCCPVCGEILEVSDKLNTLVHLSLCFDEGTGNQVMTGGLLINSLLMGMNLLTVNFMSCLLLWWMFKLSEWAHFSSYDVGLNSGSSASHILVKETLLVAREGRVWCLEDRLVLGGFDWDPTLQEKACWSRRPFDRVCMPLDKWRGDSDSDFEVFELFDPAATGKVVGRISLSCSVEDPMETEKNFARCILAIVKEELFKAADKNGDDAVSMDELAELPAFQQEKWMFKLSEWAHFSSYDVGLNSGSSASHILVKETLLVAREGRVWCLEDRLVLGGFDWDPTLQEKACWSRRPFDRVCMPLDKWRGVRVLLEGDTLPLCISAHCIIFLPLQFSVFKILVVVENERYCDEDFSGQGREESRSFLYSCAQACNYKKATSKKSFLFVGSSVDLNYKGS from the exons ATGAAGTGCTACACAATGAGTCGACTCGGCTTTTGGCTTTTCTTGAACAGCTCGACCCGACTCTTCACTCACTCG AAAGAGGAGCTTTTTAAAGCTGCCGACAAGAATGGGGATGATGCTGTAAGCATGGATGAGTTGGCTGAACTTCCTGCCTTTCAACAAGAAAA TGAACCTCTTATAAATTGCTGCCCTGTTTGTGGTGAGATTCTTGAAGTTTCTGATAAGCTAAATACCCTGGTCCATTTGAGTCTTTGTTTTGACGAGGGAACAGGAAATCAAGTTATGACAGGTGGCTTACTGATAAACAGTCTTCTTATGGGCATGAACCTCCTCACTGTCAACTTTATGAGTTGTCTCCTTCTGTG GTGGATGTTTAAACTGAGTGAATGGGCTCATTTTTCATCATATGATGTTGGTTTGAACTCTGGTTCAAGTGCTTCACATATTCTG GTCAAGGAAACATTGCTAGTGGCAAGAGAAGGAAGGGTCTGGTGCTTAGAAGACAGACTTGTCCTTGGTGGGTTTGATTGGGATCCTACTTTGCAAGAGAAAGCATGTTGGTCGAGGAGACCTTTTGATCGAGTCTGCATGCCTTTGGACAAGTGGAGGGGT GATTCAGATTCTGACTTTGAAGTGTTTGAACTTTTTGACCCAGCAGCAACCGGTAAAGTTGTTGGCAGAATTTCTCTGTCATGTTCTGTTGAG GATCCAATGGAAACAGAGAAAAATTTTGCAAGATGCATCTTAGCCATTGTG AAAGAGGAGCTTTTTAAAGCTGCCGACAAGAATGGGGATGATGCTGTAAGCATGGATGAGTTGGCTGAACTTCCTGCCTTTCAACAAGAAAA GTGGATGTTTAAACTGAGTGAATGGGCTCATTTTTCATCATATGATGTTGGTTTGAACTCTGGTTCAAGTGCTTCACATATTCTG GTCAAGGAAACATTGCTAGTGGCAAGAGAAGGAAGGGTCTGGTGCTTAGAAGACAGACTTGTCCTTGGTGGGTTTGATTGGGATCCTACTTTGCAAGAGAAAGCATGTTGGTCGAGGAGACCTTTTGATCGAGTCTGCATGCCTTTGGACAAGTGGAGGGGTGTGCGTGTTTTACTTGAGGGAGACACTTTACCCTTATGTATTTCTGCTCATTGCATTATTTTTCTCCCCTTACAGTTCTCTGTATTTAAAATCCTAGTGGTGGtagaaaatgaaagatattGTGATGAAGATTTTTCTGGTCAGGGAAGAGAAGAGAGCAGATCATTCTTGTATTCTTGTGCTCAAGCATGCAATTATAAGAAAGCAACAAGCAAGAAAAGCTTTTTGTTTGTTGGGAGTTCTGTTGACCTAAATTATAAAGGGTCCTAG
- the LOC118046118 gene encoding uncharacterized protein isoform X3, whose translation MKCYTMSRLGFWLFLNSSTRLFTHSKEELFKAADKNGDDAVSMDELAELPAFQQENEPLINCCPVCGEILEVSDKLNTLVHLSLCFDEGTGNQVMTGGLLINSLLMGMNLLTVNFMSCLLLWWMFKLSEWAHFSSYDVGLNSGSSASHILVKETLLVAREGRVWCLEDRLVLGGFDWDPTLQEKACWSRRPFDRVCMPLDKWRGDSDSDFEVFELFDPAATGKVVGRISLSCSVEDPMETEKNFARCILAIVKEELFKAADKNGDDAVSMDELAELPAFQQEKWMFKLSEWAHFSSYDVGLNSGSSASHILDSDSDFEVFELFDPAATGKVVGRISLSCSVEDPMETEKNFARCILAIVDYNEDGKLSFSEFSDLIKAFGNQVADNKF comes from the exons ATGAAGTGCTACACAATGAGTCGACTCGGCTTTTGGCTTTTCTTGAACAGCTCGACCCGACTCTTCACTCACTCG AAAGAGGAGCTTTTTAAAGCTGCCGACAAGAATGGGGATGATGCTGTAAGCATGGATGAGTTGGCTGAACTTCCTGCCTTTCAACAAGAAAA TGAACCTCTTATAAATTGCTGCCCTGTTTGTGGTGAGATTCTTGAAGTTTCTGATAAGCTAAATACCCTGGTCCATTTGAGTCTTTGTTTTGACGAGGGAACAGGAAATCAAGTTATGACAGGTGGCTTACTGATAAACAGTCTTCTTATGGGCATGAACCTCCTCACTGTCAACTTTATGAGTTGTCTCCTTCTGTG GTGGATGTTTAAACTGAGTGAATGGGCTCATTTTTCATCATATGATGTTGGTTTGAACTCTGGTTCAAGTGCTTCACATATTCTG GTCAAGGAAACATTGCTAGTGGCAAGAGAAGGAAGGGTCTGGTGCTTAGAAGACAGACTTGTCCTTGGTGGGTTTGATTGGGATCCTACTTTGCAAGAGAAAGCATGTTGGTCGAGGAGACCTTTTGATCGAGTCTGCATGCCTTTGGACAAGTGGAGGGGT GATTCAGATTCTGACTTTGAAGTGTTTGAACTTTTTGACCCAGCAGCAACCGGTAAAGTTGTTGGCAGAATTTCTCTGTCATGTTCTGTTGAG GATCCAATGGAAACAGAGAAAAATTTTGCAAGATGCATCTTAGCCATTGTG AAAGAGGAGCTTTTTAAAGCTGCCGACAAGAATGGGGATGATGCTGTAAGCATGGATGAGTTGGCTGAACTTCCTGCCTTTCAACAAGAAAA GTGGATGTTTAAACTGAGTGAATGGGCTCATTTTTCATCATATGATGTTGGTTTGAACTCTGGTTCAAGTGCTTCACATATTCTG GATTCAGATTCTGACTTTGAAGTGTTTGAACTTTTTGACCCAGCAGCAACCGGTAAAGTTGTTGGCAGAATTTCTCTGTCATGTTCTGTTGAG GATCCAATGGAAACAGAGAAAAATTTTGCAAGATGCATCTTAGCCATTGTG GATTACAATGAAGATGGAAAGCTTTCTTTCTCTGAGTTCTCTGACTTAATTAAGGCTTTTGGCAATCAAGTGGCAGATAACAAGTTTTGA
- the LOC118046118 gene encoding uncharacterized protein isoform X5 → MKCYTMSRLGFWLFLNSSTRLFTHSKEELFKAADKNGDDAVSMDELAELPAFQQENEPLINCCPVCGEILEVSDKLNTLVHLSLCFDEGTGNQVMTGGLLINSLLMGMNLLTVNFMSCLLLWWMFKLSEWAHFSSYDVGLNSGSSASHILVKETLLVAREGRVWCLEDRLVLGGFDWDPTLQEKACWSRRPFDRVCMPLDKWRGDSDSDFEVFELFDPAATGKVVGRISLSCSVEDPMETEKNFARCILAIVKEELFKAADKNGDDAVSMDELAELPAFQQENEPLINCCPVCGGCLN, encoded by the exons ATGAAGTGCTACACAATGAGTCGACTCGGCTTTTGGCTTTTCTTGAACAGCTCGACCCGACTCTTCACTCACTCG AAAGAGGAGCTTTTTAAAGCTGCCGACAAGAATGGGGATGATGCTGTAAGCATGGATGAGTTGGCTGAACTTCCTGCCTTTCAACAAGAAAA TGAACCTCTTATAAATTGCTGCCCTGTTTGTGGTGAGATTCTTGAAGTTTCTGATAAGCTAAATACCCTGGTCCATTTGAGTCTTTGTTTTGACGAGGGAACAGGAAATCAAGTTATGACAGGTGGCTTACTGATAAACAGTCTTCTTATGGGCATGAACCTCCTCACTGTCAACTTTATGAGTTGTCTCCTTCTGTG GTGGATGTTTAAACTGAGTGAATGGGCTCATTTTTCATCATATGATGTTGGTTTGAACTCTGGTTCAAGTGCTTCACATATTCTG GTCAAGGAAACATTGCTAGTGGCAAGAGAAGGAAGGGTCTGGTGCTTAGAAGACAGACTTGTCCTTGGTGGGTTTGATTGGGATCCTACTTTGCAAGAGAAAGCATGTTGGTCGAGGAGACCTTTTGATCGAGTCTGCATGCCTTTGGACAAGTGGAGGGGT GATTCAGATTCTGACTTTGAAGTGTTTGAACTTTTTGACCCAGCAGCAACCGGTAAAGTTGTTGGCAGAATTTCTCTGTCATGTTCTGTTGAG GATCCAATGGAAACAGAGAAAAATTTTGCAAGATGCATCTTAGCCATTGTG AAAGAGGAGCTTTTTAAAGCTGCCGACAAGAATGGGGATGATGCTGTAAGCATGGATGAGTTGGCTGAACTTCCTGCCTTTCAACAAGAAAA TGAACCTCTTATAAATTGCTGCCCTGTTTGTG GTGGATGTTTAAACTGA